A segment of the Agrobacterium tumefaciens genome:
AGGTGGCATGACAGGGAACCCGTCAAAAATCGCTGCGCCCGAGAAACGGCACTCGCTGAAAATGGAGCATCACGATCTGCTGTCCGGCCTCGTGCGCCTGCATGTGCTCTATCATGCGGCCGAGCGTGAGATTTACGGCCAGTGGATGATCGATGAGCTGGCGAGCCACGGCTACCGCCTGTCTGCCGGGACACTCTATCCGCTGCTGCACAAGATGGCGCGCGACGGCTATCTCACCGTGCGCGAGGAGCGTGACGGCCGCACGGTGCGCAAGCTCTATTCCATTACAGACAAGGGTCGCGAGGGCCTTACCGTGGCCAAGGAGCGCATCCGTGAATTTACCGGAGAG
Coding sequences within it:
- a CDS encoding PadR family transcriptional regulator — its product is MEHHDLLSGLVRLHVLYHAAEREIYGQWMIDELASHGYRLSAGTLYPLLHKMARDGYLTVREERDGRTVRKLYSITDKGREGLTVAKERIREFTGEAMKR